ttGGCAGTGCAGCAAGGCAAATGTTGTGTTTTCTCATTCCCTGTGTAAATACCCCTGGCTGTCACTGTCCCGGGGCAGCCACTGGACCAGTGAAGGTGCAGCTGATCTACCAGAGCTGGTGTGTGTCTCCTCCCAGTGCGGGAGGCTGGGAATAGCTGGTGGATGTGCTGTTCTCCCTCTCCAGTTGTGTTCTCATTCTCCCTTTGTCACCTGCCAGACTCCAGATTTGCTTTGGGAGCAGCagatttcctttgctttcccagtccctccctCTCAAGGTAGAGGGAAGGGTTCCTGCCTGACTGCACATGTCTGATGGATGCTGTTTCTCTTGGTTTGATGTTTCATTTGTTCCTAAAGTCCATTGCACTCCCCAGACTCTGACTGTTGCTCAGACAATAAAATCTGATTCTGACTTTAACCTTTATTTCCTgggtgaaatgtttttattgaatTTTGTTACCCTGCacaaagaataggaaaaaaccTATCAGCTCTTTTATCTTCTTGGACTCACATGAGCCTAAGGAGGAGTAGATTAGGACACTTAAAACATTTAGTGGAGCTGCCATTTGAAGCCAGGTTTCCCATGTCCATATGCTGCATTGTTCCCGACATTAGGTCATCTCCATCTTAGGCTTGAATGGACCTTTGCTGTCCTTACAGAGCTCGGGCTGCTGTTCCACAGTCCCAGTCTGTAAGGAGGAGGGTGAGTGACAGAGGTAGCAAATTCTCAGAGCAGGTGGCTATGCTGGAAGTGATTTTCAAACTTCCAGAAGAATTCAGAGCAGAGGTGTCACTGAACTCATGCTCACTCCTCCAAAACCAGGGAGAGATTTCCCATCCAAGCCTGTGCTGCTCCCGTTCAGTTGCTGTTCAGTACCAGCTTTAACCTTGTTGGTTGTCTTTAATCCCTTCCCTGCCTAGGTGAAGATCTTCATCCATTCAGGAAAAACTGGCCAGCAGATCGGCTCCATGGGCAGCCTGAAGGTGGATGGCATCGCTCGCTACGTCAGGCTGCAGCTGCGCTCCTCCTCCTACTTCCTTTTCTACACAGGTACAGCTCTGCTTGGGAATTCAGTCTGAAAGAGTGATTGTAGCTGAGATCAGGGTTAGTAAACATCATCTGAGAGTGTGTTTTGCATTCTTACAAGCTGTGTGGAGCTTTCACCTAGTCAAAGAGCTGTTCGGGACCAAGAGAAGGGGGGGGCTTCTGCTTAAACTGCGGTTTGTTATGTACTGTAgtgattttatttaacaaatgTCAAGCATGAAAGGATTAGGCAGTCATTTATAGCAAATGATTACTGTGGAACACTTGGATTATGAACAgataaaatgttaaaagcatTCAATAGAAGGCTTGAGTCTCAAAATACCACTACAACTCTATGATGCAAGCCCTAAAAATATAGTTAATCTGACAGATCTGGAAAATCATAGAGTTCAGAGCAAGGGCAGGATAACTTATCTCTCTcattcttgcttcttttttatttattatttttacacagAGAACTCTCTCTATGCATATTCCCTGGAAGATCTGTGCAGTTCAGTAGTTGGGGTGGAAGTTAAGCTTCTCAACTTCCAGCCGGATTCTCACTGGGAGAGGCACGTTGACCATGCCACGCACCGCTTATCCCTTCTCAGGTGTGAGGTTATGTCTTGGAGGCTGGTGGAGTGGGGGGTGCTGGTGTTCCTGACAGGATGGCTTGGTGGGACTTTGTTCTCTCCTGGCTATGTGATTTTTGGACTAGGAGCACATCTAAAGTTCAGGGCAAGGGTTGGTGTTAATGGCTTCATCAGGGtttcacagaaaagcagagaaagcacGTTGAGGTTTCCTATTTGGATTTACTGTGCATGGAAAGAACTCCAAACTTCACAGTAAAACCATGCATGGTCTAAAAAGCTTAATCATTTCTCTGTCCTTGTTCAGATTTGGAGACATTCACTACCTGACAAAAGTTCCTGGGCACTCAAGGGACAACATCTTGGTTGTGGACTCAGAGATGGCTACACTGATCAACACAAAAGATCTCCACATTGTGTGGACCCTCAATGTGTCCCGTGTTTTGAGGTAGTGTTCTCAGTGTGGGCTGGATGTGGCATTTCCAGATTCCCAGCAACAGCAGTGTCCTGCTGATTTGtagatgcaattttttttctgcttgggtCATATCTTGATCTTGCTTGTTGTGTTGTGTCCCCTCAaatgctgggagctgcttcaGGAGGGAGGAGCTCAGAGCTTTGCTTCCTCATTTTGTGCCTGCTGTGGTCTAGCTGGGCTCAGAGTTGGGTGGTACCAGGCCAACCCAATGTTGTGGCAGTCAAGTCTCTTGCCAGGGCAGGTGTGGGAGGGTAGAGGcaacagggaaagcaaagtgTACCCAACCATCAGGGTGGGTTCAGATCTGTCCCTGctctttctctccctcagtGAGCCGCTGCTCGGTTACTACAAACCCGATGCCAATGGTATTGTCCTGGAGAGTGAAATTGGACCCAACAGGAAGAAGGTttgaaatttcttccttttaactTCCCATTTCTCTGTATGTCACAGCTCAAGCAGGAATTGAGCCAAGGACAGTTGGTGGGATGTGTTCCCTCTGGCTGATTTTAGGAAGCTTTAAGCTGTGAAAGGATCTCTTTCAACAGGTTATTGAAGCCAGCTCAGGCACTTTAATTCTCTTCTCAGCAAGAGGCTTCAATGACAGAACTCTGAACCCCTTGATGTAGCTGCAAAACTTGTGATTTTACTCTTAACATGGTCAACCCCAGGTCTCACAGCTCTGTGATGCTCTGCTTCACATATTTCCTCATCTTTCCATGTGTCACATACTTGTTCCCATAGACAGTGTGAGGAGAGACAGCTGACCTGACTTTTCTCTCATGACTTGTGAGATGCCTTTGTCATgagttccttttctttcttccctgctaGGTTATGATTGTTGAGAGTGAATCTGGAGCAATCCAATGGGAGCTGAAGCTGAACTCAGGACCAGGGAGCCCTGGCCCAGCCACACTTCCCACTGCGGATCACCGCTCCACCTTCCTCATGTGGGGGGACTACCAGGAGCCAGGCAATGAGAcagtgagtgctgctgctgagggctgctcttctccaggctttgGGCCAGAATGGGGTGGAGTTACCCCCTTTCTTACAGTGTTGATATTCCCATCTCTCTGTGCCACTGGCACTGCAGCCTCATGCACTGGGTGTGGGGTCAGTGTCCACAGCCGTGTCCCTGCAGGTGGTGGTGGCACCGGCGGCTTTTGTCATCCTCAGCCTGGTTATgtagagaaaattaaattggtGGCTGTGTGAGCAAAGTCGCTGCCCTGCCTTGGTGTGGCACTGTAGGTGAGGTGGGAGGCTTCTGGCCTGGCACCTCTGGagttgctgctgttttcctgagaGCCTCCCATGGCAGCATTGCATGCAGTGATCTCTGTGGCCATGTGAATATCCTCTCTGTGCCCCAGGCAGCCTCAGGCAGCTTCAgtgcacagctcagctgcttgcAGAGCCCTCGGGGCAGTAGTGGCAGGCAGCACTGGTGACAGTTTGTGTCTCAGAGGCTGCTGAAGCACCAGCTGAgcttcctctgctttccttgcttgctctgccagccctgaaGCAAAAATCtgtctcctgcctgcagcagacaGGCCAGCTATTTGCAGGAAGCttggggtgggaaggagagCAGCAAAATCCCAGCACTTGTTCTAATGGCATCGGTCAGGATGAGCTGGGCTAACACGGGCAAGTGTCTGGCTGGGTGTATCCTGTCAAGTGTGAGTAATAGCTGAGCCTGGTACTGGTGTTGTCTCTGGGATAACGTGTGAGTCTGTGTCCTGATAGTGTCCTGTTGTTTGCAGAGACACAGAGTTCCTCTCCAGAAGCTGTACCTTTTCCATCCTTCCTACACTAATGTCCTGTTGGAGCTCCGCAACAGCACCGACCAGATAATTGCATTCACTGGTAAGTCCCCTCCTCGCAGCCCTCCAgcgaggagctgcaggagaacaCTGGTCCCTTCCTGGCCCCTGTGGGTGCTGTTGGGTGTGCTGGCCAGTCCGGGCACAGGAGGCTGAGGCTGGATTTCCATGTGTTCCATGTTGCAGCGGCGCTGTTCGAGCGGAGCCATCACGCCTGCTATGTGCTGCTGCGGGGCCCCCAGCCCGGCGAGGGGCCGGGCCCCGTGTCCCTGATGAAGAGGAAGCTGAAGGAGGATGTGGCAGTGAGCAGGGTGATCTGGCTGCGCCGCACGGCCGGGGACGACGAGCAGCACATCCGGGACCGCCTCTACAGGATGCGATTCCAGAGCCGAGATTGAGCTGGCCgaggaatggggaatggggagaggctgcctctgctctgcagccgTGCTCTCAACAAGCCCAGAGCCTGCATTCCCATGGGAAGCTGCCTTTCTTGATCTGCAAACCAAAGCGTGGCTGGCAGGGAAGCACTCCCAGTGTCTAGGGATACCCAGGCTGTGGGGGCAGCTGCCAGAGTGTCTGTCCTCAGAGCTGATGGGACTCCAGTGCTTGGCCACCACTGAAGTGTCATCAGCTCAGGGAGGGGGGcttttcccctccatccctttGTGCCCACAGAGCTGCGCTGACTCAGGAGCATGTCTGGATGAAAACGTGTACTTGCTGAGGTGCCAGAATTGATGATTTCTGGGATGTCTGAGAAGTGGAGTTGGATGTCTGGGAAGTGGAGTTTGCTGTGTGGTGTTTGCTGTTAGATTTCCTTTCTGAGTCAGCTCTCCTGGTTGGGGAGAAGTGCTTGGCTGCAAGTTGATTTGCAATTACCCTCTCCTGGATTTGAGCCGTGCTTCAGTAGTGGAGGGGGTGTGTGGTGACCCCAGCCATGGCTGTGGTGTGTCTGGTGTCACTTGGGCCAGCAAAGCACAGGTTAAAGTGTCATTCTAC
The genomic region above belongs to Vidua chalybeata isolate OUT-0048 chromosome 16, bVidCha1 merged haplotype, whole genome shotgun sequence and contains:
- the FAM234A gene encoding protein FAM234A, producing MDNKDSEAEIHPLKTEDVKAQENHENYVERRIVKSSGLSRLSRWRTAAFFISLFLCLIIVFAFSFIIPCPERPVSERTWFQYYNNAVPYPFLAIEDVNENKVQDVLFAFKSSNGSSRFNMSCLDEGLPSPCAFIAAVSGTNGSVLWESPAAEDVQWLQCGIQQLGTAAAPGCLVVEKPLSLTAVSLRTGEVLWRQSRDFGANYTVLTPLSVIPDVDNDGVQDLIIFITKEGQVKIFIHSGKTGQQIGSMGSLKVDGIARYVRLQLRSSSYFLFYTENSLYAYSLEDLCSSVVGVEVKLLNFQPDSHWERHVDHATHRLSLLRFGDIHYLTKVPGHSRDNILVVDSEMATLINTKDLHIVWTLNVSRVLSEPLLGYYKPDANGIVLESEIGPNRKKVMIVESESGAIQWELKLNSGPGSPGPATLPTADHRSTFLMWGDYQEPGNETRHRVPLQKLYLFHPSYTNVLLELRNSTDQIIAFTAALFERSHHACYVLLRGPQPGEGPGPVSLMKRKLKEDVAVSRVIWLRRTAGDDEQHIRDRLYRMRFQSRD